A stretch of the Clavibacter sp. B3I6 genome encodes the following:
- a CDS encoding Ig-like domain-containing protein has protein sequence MIRQWIRRHRQAATTVTGGAVVLALLTGFALVSDGYDAQRVDLDDGSVWVVNSAQQAIGRANTAVLELDSVVDSRSEDIDVLQAGSTVLLADRGSSRLDVVDDATSEVVDTAPLPAGAEVMLAGSRAAILVPATGQLWLVPVAGLAAFDAGSAPTLSLGADAVASMDADGTLLVYSADAGTLSRIRAATDDTVEETVDVGPVGAPAEEQAEAPADPAVAIAGETVEAGDPGRPAGQRLALTGVDDHWALYDADARALLVDGRAVDLGGSVAADAQVALQRASADGDGVLVAHSGGLLEVPVAGGDPVVVSDAVQGAPARPVRVAGCEYAGWSDGSGWQRCLAPAVLPGTDAEGIRTTAGATAGLGSMPAQAALRFLVDGSRVVLNDVRGGAAWAVQRGAGLIDNWSDLIDRDRSDTVVEQNTADTPPETDRVQQPPVAVDDELGARPGRTTELPVLLNDHDPNGDVLVIDSVTPVDAEVGTVDIVHEGQGLQLALPPTASGTVRLSYVVSDGRGGTATADVRVAVRTEGENSAPVQVRPATGTVAEGDRLQTDVLGGWYDPDGDPLYLTRASVPAPDAVSWKPEGRVVYTDAGAGGDTRTVALQVSDGREEGSGELVVTVRRAGDVPLVAEGFVVQAAVGREITVEPLTHARGGNGAIRLAAVPARAGVQVTPDLEAGTFRLQGSQTGTHLLEYTVTDGRTTATGVVRVEVRGVPESDGRPVTVPHTVFVRALQAQDVDVLATDFDPAGGVLVITDAVSPGDAAGVRAEVVQQRLVRISLTRPLDGPVDVEYRVSNGVAEAAGVITVIEVPEPAVRQPPVATDDRVAVRVGDAVDVPVLANDEQPDGDALRLDPVLVNPLPEGAGLLFASDDRLRYLAPDRTGDYTAVYRAVAPDGQWATATLTISVREADVATNAAPVPRPLTARVLAGETVRIPVPLTGIDPDGDSVRLLGQDTGPEKGQVTEVGPDWIDYQAGDYSTGTDAFAYAVVDGLGARATGTVRVGISPRVEGARNPVATADTVTVRPGRVLRVQVLANDTDPDGGALALVSVQPQAAGLVAGLDGDTVRVVAPEAAGRYGFVYGVRNARGGTDEAFLTVIVDPAAPPTRPIARDAVLQLSDVLDRSSVDVDVMRNVFSAEGDVSALVLGVGAGYEDVARVTSDGRIRVEVGDERRIVPFTVAQPDDPAISATAFIWVPGFEDTLPQLRVGQPRPTVASGERLVLDLDDHVIAAGGRAVRIADPNALSATHADGPVELVDEDTIAYRSEPGYFGPAAVSFTVTDGSGIGSGAAGGRTAALVLPITVTPTENQPPVFTGAVIDLEPGQSKDIDLGRLTTYPYADDRGQLAYALEGVVAAGFRASVDGGTLRVSADGGVATGAAASFPVSVRDATQTGRAGRVDLRVVPSTRPLAEPATDEGAVTRGSSTTIDVLANDEAGNPFPGTPLTVASIRGADGASLPAGVTVTPSADRATLAVTAAADAEPGDVRVQYEVRDATGEAGRAAFGTVVIHVQDRPGPVAALRATGFADRSLTVAFEPGVFNGSPITGYQVRVLRGGAATATVTCASTTCAVPTPGNGPSNAVQVEVSAVNAVGASDPASISGLWSDVLPAAPAGLTVEPLVDGLRVSWRPSDAPSASSPVTQHVVTVGGVTRQVAADATSVEVRDPSLVPEVPVAVAVAARNSAQVQDASAWLAATTTGTPRGAPTATGAPSAVADPADETRVTVSWPAFQGQGVDGIRYLVAAYAPGSAPACSVATEGVAPWSADHGPAVDVGGATSHLFTGLATDQPVAFAVLAANSQGCTVVEAGQLTPRTAPSTPVVTVALPDPERSSEGVSRAVLTDARYRPGSASASAQLLYRVDGQGDGVPVGVGQELTLPRTGARASVQVRVVEDSGDGRPRSSGWSDPVDAGVAVDARAGDVRFTADASGAVSASWTSMPPVAAGGYSRSEHRCGGTGPWTDGSSGAAGSCIIPAGGERILEVRVAANSGNLYTYAHRG, from the coding sequence ATGATCCGCCAGTGGATCCGCCGGCACCGCCAGGCCGCGACGACCGTCACCGGCGGCGCGGTCGTCCTCGCCCTCCTCACGGGCTTCGCCCTCGTCTCCGACGGGTACGACGCGCAGCGCGTCGACCTCGACGACGGCTCGGTGTGGGTCGTCAACTCCGCGCAGCAGGCCATCGGCCGTGCCAACACGGCCGTGCTCGAGCTCGACAGCGTGGTCGACTCGCGCAGCGAGGACATCGACGTGCTGCAGGCCGGATCCACCGTGCTGCTCGCCGACCGCGGCAGCTCGCGCCTCGACGTGGTGGACGACGCGACGAGCGAGGTCGTCGACACGGCCCCGCTGCCGGCGGGCGCCGAGGTGATGCTCGCGGGATCCCGCGCGGCGATCCTCGTCCCCGCGACCGGCCAGCTCTGGCTCGTGCCGGTCGCGGGCCTCGCCGCGTTCGACGCGGGCTCCGCGCCGACCCTCTCCCTCGGCGCCGACGCGGTCGCGTCGATGGACGCCGACGGCACGCTCCTCGTGTACTCCGCGGACGCGGGCACGCTGTCGCGCATCCGGGCTGCCACCGACGACACCGTCGAGGAGACCGTGGACGTGGGTCCCGTGGGCGCGCCCGCCGAGGAGCAGGCGGAGGCGCCGGCCGACCCGGCGGTCGCGATCGCGGGGGAGACCGTCGAGGCCGGCGACCCGGGACGGCCGGCCGGGCAGCGCCTCGCGCTCACGGGCGTCGACGACCACTGGGCGCTCTACGACGCCGACGCGCGAGCCCTCCTCGTGGACGGCCGCGCGGTCGACCTCGGCGGATCCGTGGCGGCGGACGCGCAGGTGGCCCTGCAGCGCGCGTCCGCGGACGGCGACGGCGTCCTCGTCGCGCACTCGGGTGGGCTCCTCGAGGTGCCCGTCGCGGGCGGCGACCCGGTCGTCGTCTCCGACGCCGTGCAGGGCGCGCCCGCGCGGCCCGTGCGCGTGGCCGGCTGCGAGTACGCCGGCTGGTCCGACGGATCCGGCTGGCAGCGCTGCCTGGCCCCCGCGGTGCTCCCTGGGACCGACGCCGAGGGGATCCGCACCACGGCCGGCGCGACCGCCGGGCTCGGGTCCATGCCGGCCCAGGCGGCGCTGCGCTTCCTCGTCGACGGCTCGCGGGTCGTCCTCAACGACGTGCGCGGCGGCGCGGCGTGGGCCGTGCAGCGCGGCGCGGGCCTCATCGACAACTGGTCGGACCTCATCGACCGCGACCGCTCCGACACCGTCGTCGAGCAGAACACGGCCGACACCCCGCCCGAGACCGACCGCGTGCAGCAGCCGCCCGTCGCCGTCGACGACGAGCTCGGCGCGCGCCCCGGCCGCACCACGGAGCTGCCCGTGCTCCTCAACGACCACGACCCGAACGGCGACGTGCTCGTGATCGACTCCGTCACGCCCGTCGACGCCGAGGTCGGGACGGTCGACATCGTCCACGAGGGGCAGGGGCTCCAACTCGCCCTGCCGCCGACCGCGTCCGGGACCGTGCGGCTCTCCTACGTCGTGAGCGACGGCCGCGGCGGCACCGCGACGGCCGACGTCCGCGTGGCCGTGCGCACGGAGGGCGAGAACTCCGCGCCCGTGCAGGTGCGGCCCGCGACCGGCACGGTGGCCGAGGGCGACCGGCTGCAGACGGACGTGCTGGGCGGCTGGTACGACCCGGACGGGGATCCGCTCTACCTCACGCGCGCGAGCGTGCCCGCCCCGGACGCCGTGAGCTGGAAGCCCGAGGGCCGCGTGGTCTACACGGACGCGGGCGCGGGCGGCGACACGCGCACGGTCGCGCTGCAGGTGTCCGACGGGCGCGAGGAGGGATCCGGCGAGCTCGTCGTGACCGTGCGCCGCGCCGGCGACGTGCCGCTCGTGGCCGAGGGCTTCGTCGTGCAGGCGGCGGTCGGGCGCGAGATCACCGTGGAGCCGCTCACGCACGCGCGCGGCGGCAACGGGGCGATCCGGCTGGCGGCCGTGCCCGCGCGCGCCGGCGTGCAGGTCACGCCCGACCTCGAGGCCGGCACGTTCCGCCTCCAGGGGAGCCAGACGGGCACGCACCTGCTCGAGTACACGGTGACCGACGGGCGGACGACCGCGACGGGCGTCGTGCGGGTCGAGGTGCGCGGCGTCCCCGAGTCCGACGGCCGGCCCGTCACCGTGCCGCACACCGTCTTCGTGCGCGCGCTGCAGGCGCAGGACGTGGACGTGCTCGCGACCGACTTCGACCCCGCGGGCGGCGTGCTCGTCATCACGGACGCGGTCTCGCCCGGCGACGCCGCGGGCGTGCGCGCGGAGGTCGTGCAGCAGCGGCTCGTGCGGATCAGCCTGACCCGGCCGCTCGACGGGCCCGTGGACGTCGAGTACCGGGTGAGCAACGGCGTGGCCGAGGCCGCGGGCGTCATCACGGTGATCGAGGTGCCCGAGCCCGCCGTCCGCCAGCCGCCCGTCGCGACCGACGACCGCGTGGCCGTGCGCGTGGGCGACGCCGTGGACGTGCCCGTGCTCGCCAACGACGAGCAGCCCGACGGCGACGCGCTCCGCCTCGACCCGGTGCTCGTCAATCCGCTGCCCGAGGGCGCCGGCCTCCTCTTCGCGAGCGACGACCGCCTCCGCTACCTCGCGCCCGACCGCACGGGCGACTACACGGCCGTCTACCGCGCGGTCGCGCCCGACGGCCAGTGGGCGACCGCGACCCTCACGATCTCCGTGCGCGAGGCCGACGTCGCGACCAACGCGGCGCCCGTGCCGCGCCCGCTCACCGCGCGCGTGCTCGCCGGCGAGACCGTGCGGATCCCCGTGCCGCTCACCGGCATCGACCCCGACGGCGACTCCGTGCGCCTCCTCGGGCAGGACACCGGCCCCGAGAAGGGGCAGGTCACCGAGGTGGGGCCCGACTGGATCGACTACCAGGCGGGCGACTACTCCACGGGCACGGACGCGTTCGCGTACGCCGTGGTCGACGGGCTGGGCGCGCGGGCGACCGGCACCGTCCGCGTGGGGATCAGCCCGCGGGTCGAGGGCGCGCGGAACCCCGTCGCGACCGCCGACACCGTGACCGTGCGGCCCGGCCGCGTGCTGCGCGTGCAGGTGCTCGCCAACGACACGGATCCCGACGGCGGCGCGCTCGCGCTCGTCTCGGTGCAGCCCCAGGCCGCGGGCCTCGTCGCGGGACTCGACGGCGACACCGTGCGCGTCGTCGCGCCCGAGGCCGCCGGCCGGTACGGGTTCGTGTACGGCGTCCGGAACGCGCGCGGCGGCACGGACGAGGCGTTCCTCACCGTGATCGTCGACCCGGCCGCGCCGCCCACCCGTCCGATCGCGCGCGACGCCGTGCTGCAGCTGTCCGACGTGCTCGACCGCTCGAGCGTCGACGTGGACGTGATGCGCAACGTCTTCTCCGCCGAGGGCGACGTGTCCGCGCTGGTGCTCGGCGTCGGCGCGGGCTACGAGGACGTGGCGCGCGTGACGTCCGACGGCCGGATCCGCGTCGAGGTCGGCGACGAGCGCCGCATCGTCCCCTTCACGGTCGCGCAGCCCGACGACCCGGCGATCTCCGCCACGGCCTTCATCTGGGTGCCCGGCTTCGAGGACACCCTCCCGCAGCTGCGCGTCGGCCAGCCGCGGCCGACCGTCGCGAGCGGCGAGCGGCTGGTGCTCGACCTCGACGACCACGTGATCGCCGCCGGCGGGCGCGCGGTGCGGATCGCCGACCCGAACGCGCTCTCCGCGACGCACGCCGACGGGCCCGTCGAGCTCGTGGACGAGGACACCATCGCGTACCGCAGCGAGCCGGGCTACTTCGGGCCCGCGGCCGTGTCGTTCACCGTGACCGACGGATCCGGGATCGGCTCCGGGGCCGCGGGCGGCCGCACCGCCGCGCTCGTGCTGCCGATCACGGTCACGCCCACCGAGAACCAGCCGCCCGTGTTCACGGGCGCGGTCATCGACCTCGAGCCCGGGCAGTCGAAGGACATCGACCTCGGCCGCCTCACCACCTACCCGTACGCGGACGACCGCGGGCAGCTCGCGTACGCGCTCGAGGGCGTCGTGGCCGCGGGCTTCCGCGCCTCCGTCGACGGCGGCACCCTGCGCGTCTCCGCCGACGGGGGCGTCGCGACCGGCGCGGCCGCGTCCTTCCCCGTCAGCGTCCGCGACGCCACGCAGACCGGGCGCGCGGGCCGAGTGGACCTCCGGGTCGTGCCGTCGACGCGCCCGCTCGCCGAGCCCGCGACCGACGAGGGCGCCGTGACCCGCGGATCCTCCACCACGATCGACGTGCTCGCCAACGACGAGGCCGGCAACCCGTTCCCCGGCACGCCCCTCACGGTCGCGTCCATCCGCGGTGCGGACGGCGCGAGCCTCCCCGCGGGCGTGACCGTGACGCCGTCGGCCGACCGCGCGACCCTCGCCGTCACGGCCGCCGCGGACGCCGAGCCCGGCGACGTGCGCGTGCAGTACGAGGTGCGCGACGCCACGGGCGAGGCGGGCCGGGCCGCCTTCGGCACCGTCGTGATCCACGTGCAGGACCGCCCCGGGCCCGTCGCGGCCCTCCGCGCCACGGGCTTCGCGGACCGCTCGCTCACGGTCGCGTTCGAGCCGGGCGTCTTCAACGGCTCGCCCATCACCGGCTACCAGGTGCGCGTGCTCCGCGGGGGCGCGGCCACCGCGACCGTCACGTGCGCGTCGACCACGTGCGCGGTCCCGACGCCCGGCAACGGGCCCTCGAACGCGGTGCAGGTCGAGGTGTCGGCCGTCAACGCCGTGGGCGCGTCCGATCCCGCGTCGATCTCCGGGCTCTGGTCGGACGTGCTGCCCGCGGCCCCCGCCGGCCTCACCGTGGAGCCGCTCGTCGACGGGCTGCGCGTGTCGTGGCGGCCGTCGGACGCGCCGTCGGCGTCGAGCCCGGTCACGCAGCACGTCGTCACCGTGGGCGGCGTCACCCGGCAGGTGGCCGCGGACGCCACGAGCGTCGAGGTGCGGGATCCGTCGCTCGTCCCCGAGGTGCCCGTCGCCGTCGCGGTCGCCGCGCGCAACAGCGCCCAGGTGCAGGACGCGTCCGCCTGGCTCGCGGCCACCACCACCGGCACGCCGCGGGGCGCCCCCACCGCCACAGGCGCGCCCTCCGCGGTCGCCGACCCCGCCGACGAGACGCGCGTCACCGTGTCGTGGCCGGCGTTCCAGGGCCAGGGCGTCGACGGGATCCGCTACCTGGTGGCCGCGTACGCGCCCGGGTCCGCGCCCGCCTGCTCGGTCGCCACCGAGGGCGTCGCGCCGTGGTCCGCCGACCACGGACCCGCGGTCGACGTGGGCGGCGCGACCAGCCACCTGTTCACGGGCCTCGCCACCGACCAGCCCGTCGCGTTCGCCGTGCTCGCCGCCAACAGCCAGGGCTGCACGGTCGTCGAGGCCGGCCAGCTGACGCCGCGCACCGCGCCGTCGACGCCCGTCGTCACGGTCGCGCTGCCGGACCCGGAGCGGTCCTCGGAGGGCGTCTCCCGCGCGGTCCTCACCGACGCGCGGTACCGGCCGGGCAGCGCGTCCGCCTCCGCCCAGCTGCTGTACCGCGTCGACGGGCAGGGCGACGGCGTGCCGGTCGGCGTCGGCCAGGAGCTGACGCTGCCGCGCACGGGCGCCCGCGCGAGCGTCCAGGTGCGCGTGGTCGAGGACAGCGGCGACGGGCGGCCGCGCTCGAGCGGCTGGTCGGATCCCGTCGACGCCGGCGTCGCGGTCGACGCGCGGGCCGGCGACGTGCGCTTCACGGCTGACGCCTCCGGCGCCGTGAGCGCCTCCTGGACCTCGATGCCCCCGGTGGCCGCGGGCGGCTACTCCCGGAGCGAGCACCGCTGCGGCGGGACGGGCCCCTGGACCGACGGGTCGTCGGGCGCGGCAGGATCCTGCATCATCCCCGCGGGAGGGGAGCGGATCCTCGAGGTGCGCGTCGCCGCGAACTCGGGCAACCTGTACACGTACGCCCACCGCGGATGA
- a CDS encoding MoxR family ATPase: MTMTADEARAFQDEFARLVRNVEQVLLGKSHVVRLAFTAMVTGGHLLLEDVPGTGKTSLARAMAQTVDGTHSRVQFTPDVLPGDITGVSVYDQRTGEFEFHRGPVFASIVLADEINRASPKTQSALLEVMEEGRVTVDGTPYDVGDPFMVIATQNPIEQAGTYALPEAQLDRFLLRTSIGYPDHESMLRILQGSAVSAHDVTLAPVASAASVRALQERAGTVHVDPSIADYVVRLVDATRTAPEVRLGASVRGALALVRAARTWAAADGRHYVLPDDVKALAEPVLAHRLLLDPEAEFDGVTPTSVLSQILIETAPPRDRHAGAPSAGGASEPGAAGARPGG, from the coding sequence ATGACGATGACCGCCGACGAGGCCCGCGCCTTCCAGGACGAGTTCGCCCGGCTCGTCCGCAACGTCGAGCAGGTGCTCCTCGGCAAGTCCCACGTGGTGCGCCTCGCCTTCACCGCCATGGTCACGGGCGGGCACCTGCTGCTCGAGGACGTGCCCGGCACGGGAAAGACCTCGCTCGCGCGCGCCATGGCGCAGACGGTCGACGGCACGCACAGCCGCGTGCAGTTCACGCCCGACGTGCTGCCCGGCGACATCACGGGCGTCAGCGTCTACGACCAGCGCACGGGCGAGTTCGAGTTCCACCGCGGACCCGTGTTCGCGAGCATCGTGCTGGCCGACGAGATCAACCGCGCGAGCCCGAAGACCCAGTCCGCGCTCCTCGAGGTGATGGAGGAGGGCCGCGTCACGGTGGACGGCACGCCGTACGACGTGGGCGACCCGTTCATGGTCATCGCGACCCAGAACCCCATCGAGCAGGCGGGCACCTACGCCCTGCCCGAGGCGCAGCTCGACCGCTTCCTGCTGCGCACCTCCATCGGGTACCCCGACCACGAGTCGATGCTGCGGATCCTGCAGGGCTCCGCCGTGAGCGCACACGACGTGACGCTCGCGCCGGTCGCGTCGGCCGCGTCCGTGCGCGCGCTCCAGGAGCGCGCGGGGACGGTGCACGTGGATCCGTCGATCGCCGACTACGTGGTGCGCCTCGTCGACGCCACCCGCACCGCGCCCGAGGTGCGGCTCGGCGCCAGCGTGCGCGGCGCCCTCGCGCTCGTGCGCGCCGCCCGCACCTGGGCCGCCGCCGACGGCCGCCACTACGTGCTGCCCGACGACGTGAAGGCCCTCGCCGAGCCCGTGCTCGCGCACCGCCTGCTGCTGGATCCCGAGGCCGAGTTCGACGGGGTCACGCCCACGAGCGTGCTGTCGCAGATCCTGATCGAGACCGCGCCGCCGCGGGACCGGCACGCGGGGGCGCCGTCCGCGGGCGGCGCGTCCGAGCCCGGCGCCGCGGGCGCGCGGCCGGGCGGATGA
- a CDS encoding DUF58 domain-containing protein — MTAVGTRGAADAPGPGGVPEVADAAPGAVPGAAAPRNAIARLVGVVTPLGRVVAVAAVVAGAAGYALGWRELVAVAWTAAALWVVALLHLVGSAGVEVTLRLPRDRVVAGERAPATVAVRNPLRRRAVGLTVEVPVGSGLAEIHVPSLGHGHSHEDVFVVPTSRRGVIPLGPARIVRGDPIGLVRRESAEAAATRLLVHPRTLAMPSTSTGFVRDLEGRATRDLTDSDVSFQSLREYVPGDAVRHIHWRSTAKTGVPMVRRFEETRRSHIMVALSLHAGDYGNAAADGAAGGAGAGADAGAAGGSGAGGDAGFPAGGTTVAAGGAADALPGSTAEAEFELAVSVVGSLGARAIVDARTVSVVASADRTGRPRARRLPTVPTLPGLARTVRRPAPAASRSARLRRLATVTRDRLLDDLAEIAADDRAAPLGELARAAADEVAGVSVVFLVCGTGAAPAAIRSAAVGFPPGVQVVAVVCDPEAEAGLRRLGDLSVLTVGYLDDLRGALQRSAS, encoded by the coding sequence ATGACCGCGGTCGGGACGCGCGGCGCCGCCGACGCGCCCGGTCCCGGCGGCGTCCCCGAGGTCGCGGACGCCGCCCCGGGCGCCGTGCCGGGCGCCGCCGCGCCCCGGAACGCGATCGCGCGCCTCGTCGGCGTCGTCACGCCGCTCGGCCGCGTCGTCGCCGTCGCGGCGGTCGTCGCGGGCGCGGCCGGCTACGCGCTCGGCTGGCGCGAGCTCGTGGCCGTCGCCTGGACCGCCGCCGCGCTCTGGGTCGTCGCGCTCCTCCACCTCGTCGGATCCGCGGGCGTCGAGGTGACCCTGCGCCTCCCGCGCGACCGCGTGGTGGCGGGGGAGCGAGCGCCCGCCACGGTCGCCGTGCGCAACCCGCTCCGGCGGCGGGCCGTGGGCCTCACGGTCGAGGTGCCCGTCGGATCCGGGCTCGCCGAGATCCACGTGCCGTCACTCGGGCACGGCCACTCCCACGAGGACGTCTTCGTCGTGCCCACCTCGCGCCGCGGCGTGATCCCGCTCGGCCCCGCCCGCATCGTCCGCGGCGACCCGATCGGCCTGGTGCGCCGCGAGTCGGCCGAGGCCGCCGCGACCCGGCTCCTCGTGCACCCGCGCACGCTCGCCATGCCGAGCACGAGCACGGGCTTCGTCCGCGACCTCGAGGGCCGCGCCACGCGCGACCTCACCGACAGCGACGTGTCCTTCCAGTCGCTCCGCGAGTATGTGCCGGGCGACGCCGTGCGGCACATCCACTGGCGCTCCACCGCGAAGACCGGCGTGCCCATGGTGCGGCGGTTCGAGGAGACCCGGCGGAGCCACATCATGGTGGCGCTGTCCCTGCACGCGGGGGATTACGGGAACGCGGCGGCGGACGGCGCGGCCGGCGGCGCGGGCGCGGGCGCGGACGCGGGCGCTGCCGGCGGATCCGGCGCGGGCGGCGACGCCGGGTTCCCCGCGGGCGGCACGACGGTCGCGGCCGGGGGAGCGGCGGACGCGCTCCCCGGATCCACCGCCGAGGCCGAGTTCGAGCTGGCCGTGAGCGTCGTCGGATCCCTGGGCGCGCGCGCCATCGTCGACGCGCGCACCGTCTCGGTCGTCGCCAGCGCCGACCGCACGGGCCGCCCGCGGGCCCGCCGCCTGCCGACCGTCCCCACGCTGCCCGGCCTCGCGCGCACCGTCCGCCGCCCGGCCCCCGCCGCCTCCCGCTCCGCCCGCCTCCGCCGCCTCGCCACCGTGACGCGCGACCGCCTCCTCGACGACCTCGCCGAGATCGCCGCCGACGACCGCGCGGCGCCGCTCGGGGAGCTCGCCCGGGCCGCCGCCGACGAGGTCGCGGGCGTCTCCGTCGTCTTCCTCGTCTGCGGCACCGGCGCCGCGCCCGCCGCGATCCGCTCCGCCGCCGTCGGCTTCCCGCCCGGCGTGCAGGTGGTCGCGGTCGTCTGCGACCCCGAGGCCGAGGCCGGGCTCCGCCGCCTCGGCGACCTGAGCGTCCTCACCGTCGGCTACCTCGACGACCTGCGCGGCGCCCTCCAGCGGAGCGCGTCGTGA